Proteins encoded by one window of Chloroflexota bacterium:
- the glpX gene encoding class II fructose-bisphosphatase, giving the protein MPETTSPDRNLAMELVRATESAAMAAARWMGKGDRNACDKAAVDAMRLLLSTVDMDGIVVIGEGEKDEAPMLYNGERIGNGNEPRTDIAVDPIDGTRLLALGLPNSVSVVALSERGSMYSPGPVVYMNKIAVGPAAADAIDIDAPVRDNLENIARAYGKDLEELTVTVLDRPRHNELIAQIRAAGARLKLISDGDVAGALQASSPNMPVDVLMGIGGSPEAVISAAAIKCLGGNIQCKLWPRDESERRRALDAGLDLKRVLGMNDLVRSDNVFFAITGITDGELLEGVRYRGDSVSTDSLIMRSRSGTFRRVKAEHSLHKLMKFSQIAYEG; this is encoded by the coding sequence CAACCTGGCGATGGAACTGGTGCGCGCCACTGAATCGGCTGCTATGGCCGCGGCGCGCTGGATGGGCAAGGGCGACCGCAACGCCTGCGATAAGGCCGCCGTCGACGCCATGCGCCTGCTGCTTTCCACCGTCGATATGGATGGCATCGTGGTGATCGGTGAAGGCGAAAAAGATGAGGCGCCGATGCTTTACAACGGCGAGCGAATCGGCAACGGCAACGAGCCGCGCACCGATATCGCCGTGGACCCGATCGACGGCACGCGCCTGCTGGCGCTCGGCCTGCCGAACTCGGTCTCGGTCGTCGCGCTCTCGGAGCGCGGCTCGATGTATTCGCCGGGCCCGGTCGTGTACATGAACAAGATCGCGGTCGGCCCGGCCGCCGCCGACGCCATCGACATCGACGCGCCGGTGCGCGACAACCTGGAAAACATCGCGCGCGCCTACGGCAAGGATCTGGAAGAGCTGACCGTGACGGTGCTTGACCGCCCGCGCCATAACGAACTGATTGCGCAGATTCGCGCTGCCGGCGCGCGCCTGAAGCTGATCAGCGACGGCGACGTGGCCGGCGCGCTGCAGGCGTCGTCGCCCAATATGCCGGTTGACGTGCTGATGGGTATCGGCGGCTCGCCGGAGGCGGTCATCTCGGCCGCCGCCATCAAGTGCCTCGGCGGCAATATCCAGTGCAAGCTCTGGCCGCGCGACGAGTCCGAGCGCCGCCGCGCTCTCGATGCGGGGCTCGATCTCAAGCGCGTGCTCGGGATGAACGACCTGGTTCGCAGCGACAACGTCTTCTTCGCCATCACTGGCATCACCGACGGCGAACTGCTTGAGGGCGTGCGCTATCGCGGCGACTCGGTCAGCACCGATTCGCTGATCATGCGCTCGCGCTCCGGCACATTCCGGCGCGTCAAGGCCGAGCACAGCCTGCACAAGCTGATGAAGTTCAGCCAGATCGCATATGAAGGCTAG